The Candidatus Eremiobacterota bacterium genome contains a region encoding:
- a CDS encoding TPM domain-containing protein, whose protein sequence is MTARCGKAFFLIVLFAALILSSESAALPLPPPPGREVFTVDDASLIKKEDLEKITAIQKDAYTIFDTSLMVVTIPTMSLYDGTGAQDFQQFARQWFEKWKVGKIDAHGNRLNSGILILLSKAEQKFSIQRGDGWVNGWDPYIDYVLKYEMGPSFRKNDFSKGILRGVQALNEMIKVTTRGAPRKPDTAQLAIAGLAEYIRHPPFSVFGEYTWIALIVAFIFILTAFIYEKGSAFFFGTGFLIACLAIFYPVFIIAGVILVALFYLWMYNHDMEHDMKYHSFRFWS, encoded by the coding sequence ATGACAGCAAGATGCGGCAAGGCTTTTTTTCTCATTGTGCTCTTTGCCGCCCTCATCTTATCGTCTGAGTCTGCCGCCCTTCCCCTGCCCCCTCCCCCGGGCAGGGAGGTCTTCACCGTTGATGATGCATCTCTCATCAAGAAAGAGGACCTGGAAAAGATCACCGCCATCCAGAAAGATGCGTATACCATTTTCGACACCTCACTGATGGTGGTGACCATTCCCACCATGAGCCTCTATGACGGCACCGGCGCTCAGGATTTTCAACAGTTCGCGAGGCAGTGGTTCGAAAAGTGGAAGGTGGGAAAAATTGATGCCCATGGGAACCGCCTTAACAGCGGCATTCTGATCCTGCTGAGCAAGGCCGAGCAGAAGTTCTCGATCCAGCGGGGAGACGGCTGGGTCAATGGCTGGGACCCTTATATTGACTATGTGCTCAAGTACGAGATGGGGCCCTCTTTCAGGAAAAACGACTTTTCGAAGGGAATCCTCAGGGGAGTGCAGGCTCTCAACGAGATGATAAAGGTCACCACCAGGGGCGCGCCCAGGAAGCCGGACACCGCGCAGCTCGCAATCGCGGGACTGGCTGAGTATATCAGGCATCCCCCCTTCTCGGTCTTCGGGGAGTACACCTGGATAGCCCTGATCGTGGCCTTCATCTTCATATTGACCGCCTTCATCTATGAGAAAGGCTCGGCATTTTTCTTCGGCACAGGTTTTCTCATCGCCTGCCTTGCCATTTTCTATCCGGTTTTCATCATTGCCGGAGTGATTCTTGTGGCCCTATTTTACCTATGGATGTATAACCACGATATGGAGCATGACATGAAATACCATTCTTTCAGGTTCTGGTCTTGA